A genomic stretch from Octopus bimaculoides isolate UCB-OBI-ISO-001 chromosome 15, ASM119413v2, whole genome shotgun sequence includes:
- the LOC106880614 gene encoding uncharacterized protein LOC106880614 isoform X2: MADTVSEGILLGLGNPLLDITVVCPDNTLLDKYGLLANNAIIATDIHHPLYEEMVKNYKPEYLPGGATLNSVRVAQWLLQKPNATTFFGGVGQDKYAEILKKKSIDVGVNVCYQVHSDVQTGVCGAIITGEDRSLVTELGAAQHFCVDFLKKPENWKLVEAAQCYYAGGFILPVSKESVIALAHHSTENKKTMVINLHATFLCSMFADPKINILPYVDILFGNSDEAAEFCSIMGFPNKDLKQMALQVAALPKVNSERERIVVFTQGRDPTIVAQGGKVSEYPVESVDHDLIKDTNGCGDSFVGGFLSQWVLGRSVQDCVRCGFYAAKVVIQHYGCQYPVKPNFV, translated from the coding sequence ATGGCTGACACTGTATCTGAAGGAATTCTCCTTGGGCTTGGAAATCCTCTTCTTGACATTACTGTTGTTTGCCCAGACAACACATTACTCGATAAATATGGTTTACTAGCTAACAATGCTATCATAGCTACAGATATTCACCATCCTCTGTATGAGGAGATGGTGAAAAATTACAAACCGGAATATTTACCTGGAGGTGCCACCCTTAATAGTGTGCGTGTAGCACAGTGGCTTCTGCAGAAACCAAATGCTACCACATTTTTTGGTGGTGTAGGCCAGGATAAATATGCTGAGATTTTGAAAAAGAAGTCTATTGATGTTGGTGTGAATGTGTGCTATCAAGTCCACAGTGATGTTCAAACTGGTGTTTGTGGAGCAATAATAACTGGAGAAGACCGATCACTTGTAACAGAATTGGGGGCTGCCCAACACTTCTGTGTTGATTTCTTGAAAAAACCTGAGAACTGGAAGTTAGTAGAAGCTGCTCAGTGTTATTATGCTGGCGGGTTTATTCTCCCTGTTAGTAAAGAATCAGTTATTGCCCTAGCACATCATAGTACTGAGAATAAAAAGACTATGGTTATAAACTTGCATGCGACTTTCCTCTGCAGTATGTTTGCTGACCCCAAAATAAATATCTTACCTTACGTAGATATTCTTTTTGGTAACAGTGATGAAGCTGCTGAATTTTGTTCTATAATGGGATTCCCGAATAAGGACTTGAAGCAAATGGCGCTACAGGTGGCGGCATTGCCAAAAGTTAATTCAGAAAGAGAGCGCATTGTTGTTTTTACCCAGGGCAGGGACCCCACTATAGTAGCACAAGGAGGAAAAGTATCTGAATATCCAGTGGAATCTGTAGACCATGATCTTATTAAAGATACAAATGGTTGTGGGGATTCTTTTGTTGGTGGATTCTTGTCCCAATGGGTTCTTGGCCGCTCAGTACAGGATTGTGTCAGGTGTGGTTTTTATGCTGCCAAAGTTGTCATTCAGCACTATGGTTGCCAATATCCAGTGAAaccaaattttgtttaa